A single genomic interval of Gossypium raimondii isolate GPD5lz chromosome 11, ASM2569854v1, whole genome shotgun sequence harbors:
- the LOC105804803 gene encoding sugar transporter ERD6-like 5, producing MVRESMEEGLLTSRYQLPPNETKPTSNGADGDSPADNLNMPSQPAASSLTPVLVFSTFVAVCGSFSYGCSLGYSSPAETGIMEDLDLSLAEYSVFGSIMTIGGMVGAILSGKITDLIGRKRTMWFSDVFCTVGWLAIAFAKNALWLDIGRLLIGLGVSIFCYVVPVYVAEIAPKSYRGSFASSNQLMTSSGFAIMFFVGSFISWRTLTMIGTIPCVVQIIGLFFIPESPRWLAKCGREKEFEASLKRLRGENSDISEEAAEIRDYIATLEQQTEASFLELFQRRYADALIVGVGLMLLQQLGGNSAVAYYTSSIFKESGISGSLGLQVLAVIQIPVATLGLLLMDRSGRRPLLLVSASGLCFSYFLQGLAFCFKELPNLKALTPPLVLSCTLIGATAFTIGLGGIPWIIMSEIFPINVKAQAGSLVTLVNWSTAWIMTYSFNFMMDWSLAGTFFFFSGISGLTVLFVAKLVPETKGRTLEEIQASITHSFSVI from the exons atgGTGAGGGAAAGTATGGAAGAAGGGTTGTTAACAAGCAGGTATCAACTACCACCAAATGAAACAAAACCAACAAGCAATGGCGCCGACGGTGACAGTCCTGCCGACAACCTTAACATGCCATCTCAGCCGGCAGCTTCGTCGTTAACACCTGTTCTTGTCTTTAGTACGTTTGTTGCTGTCTGTGGCTCTTTCAGCTATGGATGTTCT CTTGGTTATTCATCACCAGCGGAGACAGGGATCATGGAAGACTTGGACCTCTCCTTGGCAGAA TACTCTGTTTTCGGTTCAATAATGACAATTGGAGGAATGGTAGGAGCAATTCTAAGTgggaagataacagatcttatcgGTAGGAAACGT ACAATGTGGTTCTCTGATGTCTTCTGCACTGTTGGGTGGCTAGCAATAGCATTTGCAAAG AATGCTTTGTGGCTGGATATTGGAAGGCTGTTGATCGGACTCGGAGTCTCTATTTTCTGTTATGTG GTACCTGTTTATGTAGCTGAAATAGCACCTAAAAGTTACCGGGGTTCCTTTGCATCATCAAACCAG TTGATGACTTCTTCTGGATTTGCAATTATGTTTTTCGTTGGATCCTTCATTTCGTGGCGCACCCTGACTATGATCG GTACTATTCCCTGTGTAGTACAGATAATAGGCTTGTTTTTCATTCCAGAGTCCCCTAGATGGCTG GCAAAATGTGGTCGAGAAAAAGAGTTTGAAGCATCCTTGAAGCGTCTTAGGGGAGAGAACTCAGATATTTCTGAAGAAGCTGCTGAGATCAGA GATTATATAGCTACTCTTGAGCAACAAACAGAAGCAAGCTTCCTTGAATTGTTCCAAAGGAGATATGCCGATGCACTCATT GTTGGAGTTGGGCTAATGCTATTGCAACAACTAGGAGGAAATAGTGCTGTGGCATATTATACTAGCAGCATATTCAAAGAATCtg GTATATCAGGTAGCCTTGGCCTTCAAGTTTTAGCTGTTATACAG ATTCCAGTAGCAACTCTAGGTTTGCTTTTAATGGATAGATCCGGTAGACGACCACTTCTTTTG GTTTCTGCAAGTGGATTGTGTTTCTCCTACTTTCTCCAGGGACTGGCATTCTGCTTTAAG GAACTCCCCAATTTGAAGGCTCTTACTCCACCTCTAGTACTTAGCTGTACTTTG ATTGGTGCTACAGCTTTCACAATAGGGTTGGGAGGAATACCATGGATTATAATGTCAGAG ATATTTCCTATAAATGTTAAAGCTCAAGCTGGAAGCCTGGTGACTTTAGTCAATTGGTCCACTGCTTGGATAATGACTTACAGTTTCAATTTTATGATGGATTGGAGCTTAGCAG gaacatttttctttttctcgggAATCTCAGGCTTAACTGTCCTATTCGTGGCCAAGTTAGTCCCAGAGACGAAGGGGAGAACACTGGAGGAAATACAAGCATCCATCACTCACTCATTTTCtgtaatttaa